From the Brassica napus cultivar Da-Ae chromosome A8, Da-Ae, whole genome shotgun sequence genome, one window contains:
- the LOC111199737 gene encoding B3 domain-containing protein REM14-like isoform X2, whose protein sequence is MADDAVLQSPTNPHFFQPLLPGYHSHMNVPVAFFSKHVQGRNGDKTARLRSDASDTTWEVVINGRRLTGGWKEFVKAHDLRVGDVLVFRHEGELVFHVTALGSSCCEVEYTTLDDGDDNKETVLASDIKPMKKRAKKNPRKKDSCSCFLANVTVSSLHEDKLYVPVSFVRSNGLSNTYCKIVLLNEKGRSWKLSLVHDKSGSYLRQGWRSFCRANGINGGRYTFKLVRNSETPVIRLYQAEHRHEDNTHSYLVGSLTPSSLRNDTLYLSRRFVNSNGLKGKCCEMILKNDNGGTWCLVLRRNETNETTVISRGWRSFCHANGLKVRDPFKFKLVGTREKPVLQFCPSESNRNTRHVDCSEGDVHSLSKKEASSSPCQNPFVTLTVTQYSIKSNKLRLPLRFTRVNGINKAGKITLMGQDGVNWMVHLTNENKCGKLRLGRGWKGFCEAHGVKIGESFVLELIREKDATPVLKFCNKVNCV, encoded by the exons ATGGCTGATGATGCAGTTCTTCAATCTCCAACAAACCCACATTTCTTCCAGCCTCTTCTTCCTGGCTATCATTCACACATG AACGTTCCTGTAGCCTTCTTCTCAAAGCATGTCCAAGGAAGAAACGGAGACAAGACTGCAAGATTGAGATCAGATGCTTCGGATACGACTTGGGAAGTGGTAATAAACGGCCGGAGACTCACCGGAGGATGGAAAGAATTCGTCAAAGCTCATGATCTCCGTGTTGGAGATGTTCTTGTTTTCAGACACGAGGGAGAACTGGTGTTTCATGTCACTGCACTGGGATCCAGTTGCTGTGAGGTTGAGTACACAACCCTTGATGACGGTGATGATAATAAAGAAACTGTTTTAGCTTCAGATATCAAACCAATGAAGAAGAGAGCGAAGAAGAACCCAAGGAAAAAagattcttgttcttgttttctaGCAAATGTCACAGTCTCAAGCTTGCATGAGGATAAACTG TATGTTCCAGTTAGTTTTGTGAGGTCAAACGGTTTGAGCAATACGTACTGTAAGATTGTTCTTCTTAACGAAAAGGGAAGGTCATGGAAGTTAAGTTTGGTTCACGACAAAAGCGGGTCTTATCTCAGACAAGGTTGGAGAAGCTTTTGTCGTGCCAATGGGATTAATGGAGGTCGTTATACATTCAAACTGGTCCGAAACTCAGAAACGCCTGTAATACGTTTGTACCAAGCAGAACATAGACATGAGGACAATACACATTCTTATCTTGTGGGATCCCTCACGCCTTCTAGCCTACGTAATGATACGCTG TATCTTTCAAGGCGGTTTGTGAACTCAAATGGTCTGAAGGGAAAATGTTGTGAGATGATTCTTAAGAACGATAATGGTGGAACATGGTGTTTAGTTTTGAGACGCAACGAAACAAACGAGACTACTGTTATCTCACGAGGCTGGAGAAGTTTCTGCCATGCAAACGGGTTAAAAGTTAGAGATCCCTTCAAGTTTAAACTAGTTGGAACCAGAGAAAAGCCTGTTCTTCAGTTTTGCCCTTCTGAATCCAACCGCAACACAAGGCATGTAGACTGTTCAGAAGGTGATGTACATTCACTCTCTAAGAAGGAGGCTTCATCTTCACCTTGTCAGAACCCATTTGTGACATTAACTGTTACACAATACTCTATCAAAAGCAATAAACTT AGGCTTCCACTACGTTTCACGCGGGTGAATGGCATCAACAAAGCAGGGAAGATAACTCTGATGGGTCAAGACGGAGTAAACTGGATGGTGCATCTTACGAATGAAAACAAATGCGGAAAACTGAGACTAGGAAGAGGCTGGAAAGGATTTTGTGAAGCTCATGGTGTGAAGATAGGAGAGTCCTTTGTGTTGGAACTCATACGGGAGAAAGATGCAACTCCTGTGCTTAAGTTCTGTAACAAAGTAAATTGTGTGTGA
- the LOC111199737 gene encoding B3 domain-containing protein REM14-like isoform X1 — MADDAVLQSPTNPHFFQPLLPGYHSHMVLSTLVSVSSSMSFAYSERWFRFVFFFFCMLLQNVPVAFFSKHVQGRNGDKTARLRSDASDTTWEVVINGRRLTGGWKEFVKAHDLRVGDVLVFRHEGELVFHVTALGSSCCEVEYTTLDDGDDNKETVLASDIKPMKKRAKKNPRKKDSCSCFLANVTVSSLHEDKLYVPVSFVRSNGLSNTYCKIVLLNEKGRSWKLSLVHDKSGSYLRQGWRSFCRANGINGGRYTFKLVRNSETPVIRLYQAEHRHEDNTHSYLVGSLTPSSLRNDTLYLSRRFVNSNGLKGKCCEMILKNDNGGTWCLVLRRNETNETTVISRGWRSFCHANGLKVRDPFKFKLVGTREKPVLQFCPSESNRNTRHVDCSEGDVHSLSKKEASSSPCQNPFVTLTVTQYSIKSNKLRLPLRFTRVNGINKAGKITLMGQDGVNWMVHLTNENKCGKLRLGRGWKGFCEAHGVKIGESFVLELIREKDATPVLKFCNKVNCV, encoded by the exons ATGGCTGATGATGCAGTTCTTCAATCTCCAACAAACCCACATTTCTTCCAGCCTCTTCTTCCTGGCTATCATTCACACATGGTTCTCTCTACTCTTGTCTCTGTGTCCTCTTCAATGAGTTTTGCTTATAGTGAGAGATGGtttcgttttgttttttttttcttttgcatgtTGTTGCAGAACGTTCCTGTAGCCTTCTTCTCAAAGCATGTCCAAGGAAGAAACGGAGACAAGACTGCAAGATTGAGATCAGATGCTTCGGATACGACTTGGGAAGTGGTAATAAACGGCCGGAGACTCACCGGAGGATGGAAAGAATTCGTCAAAGCTCATGATCTCCGTGTTGGAGATGTTCTTGTTTTCAGACACGAGGGAGAACTGGTGTTTCATGTCACTGCACTGGGATCCAGTTGCTGTGAGGTTGAGTACACAACCCTTGATGACGGTGATGATAATAAAGAAACTGTTTTAGCTTCAGATATCAAACCAATGAAGAAGAGAGCGAAGAAGAACCCAAGGAAAAAagattcttgttcttgttttctaGCAAATGTCACAGTCTCAAGCTTGCATGAGGATAAACTG TATGTTCCAGTTAGTTTTGTGAGGTCAAACGGTTTGAGCAATACGTACTGTAAGATTGTTCTTCTTAACGAAAAGGGAAGGTCATGGAAGTTAAGTTTGGTTCACGACAAAAGCGGGTCTTATCTCAGACAAGGTTGGAGAAGCTTTTGTCGTGCCAATGGGATTAATGGAGGTCGTTATACATTCAAACTGGTCCGAAACTCAGAAACGCCTGTAATACGTTTGTACCAAGCAGAACATAGACATGAGGACAATACACATTCTTATCTTGTGGGATCCCTCACGCCTTCTAGCCTACGTAATGATACGCTG TATCTTTCAAGGCGGTTTGTGAACTCAAATGGTCTGAAGGGAAAATGTTGTGAGATGATTCTTAAGAACGATAATGGTGGAACATGGTGTTTAGTTTTGAGACGCAACGAAACAAACGAGACTACTGTTATCTCACGAGGCTGGAGAAGTTTCTGCCATGCAAACGGGTTAAAAGTTAGAGATCCCTTCAAGTTTAAACTAGTTGGAACCAGAGAAAAGCCTGTTCTTCAGTTTTGCCCTTCTGAATCCAACCGCAACACAAGGCATGTAGACTGTTCAGAAGGTGATGTACATTCACTCTCTAAGAAGGAGGCTTCATCTTCACCTTGTCAGAACCCATTTGTGACATTAACTGTTACACAATACTCTATCAAAAGCAATAAACTT AGGCTTCCACTACGTTTCACGCGGGTGAATGGCATCAACAAAGCAGGGAAGATAACTCTGATGGGTCAAGACGGAGTAAACTGGATGGTGCATCTTACGAATGAAAACAAATGCGGAAAACTGAGACTAGGAAGAGGCTGGAAAGGATTTTGTGAAGCTCATGGTGTGAAGATAGGAGAGTCCTTTGTGTTGGAACTCATACGGGAGAAAGATGCAACTCCTGTGCTTAAGTTCTGTAACAAAGTAAATTGTGTGTGA